In the Clostridium gelidum genome, CACGTCTTATAGCACCGTTCTTATGTTTTATACTATAGATTGTCTTTATACTTTCAAGTACATATTCAAGTGGAGAATTTACTGGATCCTCCCCAGTTTCCAATGCAAGTCTTTTATGACCAAGATCTTGAAGTGCTATTACTTCCCTTTTAATTTCTTCTTGAGTAAGTTTCTTTCTTGTTATATGCTTATTTTTATGATGATATGGGCAATAAGTACAACCATTTACACAATAATTAGAAAGATATAACGGAGCAAACATTACTATTCTGTTACCATAAAATCTTTGTTTAATTTCGTGCGCAAGTTTATACATTTTTTCATTTTCATCTTCTAATTCACATTCAAGTAAAACTGCTGCTTCTCTATGGGTAAGTCCCTTGCAATCCTTAGCTTTTTCTAAAATCTCATTAATTAGCTCTCTATTGTTTTTATTTGCCTTAGCATATTCAAGACTTTCTAAAATTTCCTTGTCATCAATAAATTCTGTTGCTCGATTTGATTTTACATTATACATATATTTATCTCTTCCTTCTTTAATTAAATTTTTTCTGTTACCTCTTTGGGTGTCTCTAAAGGTGCTCATAAGATAAATTTTTTTATTGAATGTATTTTTATTAGCTTATATTTTTTTGAATAGGAATGAACTTAATGTATAGCTCTATTTTCCAGTTTTTGAATAAACTGCTTTAACACTTATTCCTTCAATCATACCTAGTTTTCCAGATAATGAGCTTATAACATCATTAGTAGCATCTATCACTACGCTTATAATACTGATATCCTTTTCTCTATAAGGTATTCCCATTCTGCCGATAATATATTGTCCATATTCATGCAAAATAGTATTTAATCTTTCTGTAACATTGGTGTCTTCTACTATAATACCAATTACCGCAATTCTTGTATCCATATTAATTATTTCCTTCCAAAAAAATAATCTCTGCGCAAAAAAGGCGCAGAGATAGTTTATTTAAAGCTATCTTATAATACCGCCTTATCATTTGGGACTAACCCTCATAAAATTCAGAACGATTTCTTTTTTATTAATCTTTCTTCTTAGTTTTACCTTCAAAGTCAGATTATATTATCATTTTATCACAAATATATCTTATAGCAAAGCTTTAAAATTAAAGCCATAATAAGTAGAA is a window encoding:
- a CDS encoding TM1266 family iron-only hydrogenase system putative regulator produces the protein MDTRIAVIGIIVEDTNVTERLNTILHEYGQYIIGRMGIPYREKDISIISVVIDATNDVISSLSGKLGMIEGISVKAVYSKTGK